One window of the Primulina eburnea isolate SZY01 chromosome 18, ASM2296580v1, whole genome shotgun sequence genome contains the following:
- the LOC140819789 gene encoding protein MICRORCHIDIA 6-like → MRFAKINLTSNHSLGEVGANADKFEHNWERRYLQQNEHPEFDLTSSQESNLNLRSHAYEGSRRSSVVNSTHGGASAWNQEQGTNDDTKLCSISSICLTPLCRQFWKAGNYDDRLTSEPSCQNGTSYLRVHPKFLHSNATSHKWAFGAFAELLDNAVDEIKNGATFVIVDKTLNPRDKTPALLIQDNGGGMDPESMRRCLSFGFSDKNSKTAIGQYGNGFKTSSMRLGADVVVLSRHMKDRKLTQSVGLLSYTFLMQTRQDSIVVPVVDYQFNFYTDTWNILYDEDQFKNNLRILLQWSPFTTEAELLKHCDDICGNGTKIIIYNLWHNDEGKLELDFESDLEDIYVSGKGQSSAKVGSRTEVNEHHLANRLCYSLRAYLSILYLRVPNKFNILLRGRVVEYHNIASDLKFPEFILYRPHNLEDSVTTTIGFLKEAPQVNIHGFNVYHKNRLILPFWRVVSYRKNRGRGVVGVLEANFIQPIHSKQDFEKTPVFQKLEHRLKLMTHEYWDHHCELTGYRNIRKRPEARTPQTDSDFSPGCIYQPILLGTNPFVVVSPKLSAATGTVPHETNTSSDIGAAKSGISVQSFHQNSPGVPLKRKELDHVVEPESVKRTGVIGYPTIDTMLGGDVQHVLTPTQLENQRAANLIFENRRLLMLCKEYEKMEEALNRKVELLKMKLEEAQLEYARHLLESDSLENTKLENIVIEIED, encoded by the exons ATGAGGTTTGcaaaaattaatttaactaGCAACCACAGTCTTGGAGAAGTTGGTGCAAATGCTGATAAGTTCGAGCACAATTGGGAAAGAAGATATTTGCAACAGAACGAGCACCCCGAATTTGATTTGACCAGCAGTCAAGAATCTAATTTGAATCTCCGCAGTCATGCGTATGAGGGGAGTAGAAGGTCAAGTGTTGTAAATTCAACGCATGGTGGTGCAAGTGCTTGGAATCAAGAGCAGGGCACGAATGATGATAcaaaactttgctccatatcaTCAATATGTCTAACGCCACTTTGTCGGCAGTTCTGGAAAGCTGGAAACTATGATGACAGGCTTACTTCTGAGCCTAGCTGTCAAA ATGGCACAAGTTATCTTCGTGTTCACCCCAAATTTCTTCATTCAAATGCTACTTCACATAAATGGGCCTTTGGTG CCTTCGCAGAGCTTCTTGATAATGCTGTCGATGAG ATAAAGAATGGAGCAACTTTTGTCATTGTCGATAAAACCTTGAACCCAAGAGATAAAACTCCTGCTTTGTTAATTCAAG ATAATGGTGGCGGAATGGACCCAGAATCAATGAGGCGTTGCCTAAGTTTTGGATTTTCGGATAAGAATTCAAAAACTGCTATTGGACAAT ATGGAAATGGATTTAAGACGAGCTCTATGAGACTCGGGGCTGATGTTGTTGTGTTAAGTCGCCATATGAAAGACAG GAAATTGACACAAAGTGTAGGTCTTCTATCTTATACATTCTTGATGCAGACAAGGCAAGATAGCATAGTGGTCCCCGTG GTTGATTATCAGTTTAACTTTTACACGGACACTTGGAATATATTGTATGATGAAGATCAGTTTAAGAACAATCTTCGCATCTTGTTGCAGTGGTCTCCATTTACTACAGAAGCTGAACTTCTGAAGCAT TGTGATGACATCTGCGGTAATGGTACAAAGATAATAATTTACAACCTGTGGCATAATGATGAAGGTAAACTGGAGCTCGATTTTGAGTCAGACCTTGAG GATATTTATGTGTCGGGAAAGGGCCAAAGTTCTGCAAAAGTTGGTTCTCGGACGGAAGTAAATGAACATCATCTTGCTAATCGTCTTTGCTACTCGCTCCGT GCATATTTATCTATTTTATACTTGCGTGTTCCAAATAAGTTCAACATATTATTGCGTGGGCGAGTTGTTGAGTATCATAACATTGCCAGTGATCTCAAATTTCCAGAATTTATATTGTACAGACCCCACAATCTTGAG GATTCAGTCACCACTACAATTGGATTTTTGAAGGAAGCTCCACAAGTAAATATACACGGTTTTAATGTCTATCACAAGAATAGATTGATACTG CCATTTTGGCGTGTCGTGTCCTATAGAAAAAACCGAGGCAGAGGAGTCGTTG GTGTTTTGGAAGCAAACTTTATTCAGCCGATTCACAGCAAACAAGACTTTGAGAAAACTCCCGTTTTTCAAAAGCTTGAACACCGTCTGAAACTAATGACACATGAGTACTG GGATCATCATTGTGAACTCACTGGTTATCGAAATATTAGGAAAAGACCTGAGGCGAGGACACCTCAAACTGATTCTGATTTTAGTCCAGGTTGTATATATCAACCCATCTTGTTAGGTACCAACCCCTTCGTTGTTGTTAGTCCAAAACTATCTGCAGCTACTGGAACTGTCCCACATGAAACAAACACTTCTTCGGATATTGGGGCAGCAAAATCTGGAATATCAGTACAATCCTTCCATCAGAATTCACCAG GAGTGCCTCTGAAGAGGAAAGAACTTGATCATGTTGTAGAGCCTGAAAGTGTGAAAAGGACAGGGGTGATAGGTTATCCAACAATCGACACCATGCTTGGTGGGGATGTACAG CATGTACTAACTCCTACTCAGTTGGAAAACCAGAGGGCTGCTAACCTGATTTTTGAAAACAGAAGACTGCTTATGCT ATGCAAAGAATATGAGAAGATGGAGGAAGCTCTCAATAGAAAG GTAGAGCTCCTAAAAATGAAGCTTGAAGAAGCACAACTCGAGTACGCGCGCCATCTGCTGGAATCAGATTCGTTAGAGAACACTAAATTGGAAAATATAGTAATAGAGATAGAGGACTAG